In Brassica oleracea var. oleracea cultivar TO1000 unplaced genomic scaffold, BOL UnpScaffold04481, whole genome shotgun sequence, the genomic stretch aaaaaaaaaaatcaattcaagTGGTATATTGTAGCAGTCAAACTGATTCTCTCTACTTAAAGATccattatttcaaaataagagAGACACAAAACAAAACTCACCGAAGTTTCTCTCTTCTGACTCTGACTCTGACTCTGTGAAGAACAAACGAAGAACCGGAGTTCTCCCACTATGGATTAGTTTGAAAGTGTAGACGCCTCCAGTTTTAAGCACATTGGCACTACAGAAACGTCTCCACCCTCGTCTGATGTAAGTAGATCCACTTAGCTTTTGTTTTAAAGCCAAAGTCCATGATTTACCCTTTTCATTCATCAGAACAATCTCTCCTCCACATCTTGTTTCCAGACCATTTGACCTCACAAAACTCCTTGGAAGGTTCTGAAAAttcattacaaatttacaatacAACATGACTTTTTGATGTATATCATACCTTAGTTTTAATACAACATATGTTCAAATGAAGAGTAGAATACCAATGTGTCATAACGTAGGGACGAAGGCCAGATAGTAGCTAGAAAACAAGAGGGATCTAGTGAAGAAGACTCAGCTTCTCTTtctaaattcttcttctttggaataTTCCTccctgaaaagaaaagaaaagaataaatcTCACATGCACATTGCAGTTTTATTTTTGAGCAAACACATTACagtttaaactttaaaccttGTTCGTTGAGCACATTTCTTAAAAGCCAGTCTGAGATTCAGAGTTTTAGACAGAGACAGAACATAACTCACCGaggttgttctcttcttctgaaCACGACTCATATTGAAACTCACAGCCACTAGGTCCCAGGAGTGTTAC encodes the following:
- the LOC106321981 gene encoding B3 domain-containing protein REM14-like; the encoded protein is TDGWKEFAIAHDLRIGDILIFRQEKDMAFHVTLLGPSGCEFQYESCSEEENNLGRNIPKKKNLEREAESSSLDPSCFLATIWPSSLRYDTLNLPRSFVRSNGLETRCGGEIVLMNEKGKSWTLALKQKLSGSTYIRRGWRRFCSANVLKTGGVYTFKLIHSGRTPVLRLFFTESESESEERNF